From the genome of Nitratidesulfovibrio sp.:
GCCTTCAGGTACTTGAGGAGCTTGCGACGCTGACCGACCATCTTCAGCAGGCCGGTGCGCGAGTGAAAGTCCTTCTTGTGAGCCTTGAAGTGCCCGGTGAGCTGTTCGATGCGGGCGGTGAGCAGCGCAACCTGCACTTCGGGCGAACCGGTGTCGCCTTCGTGCTTGGCGTGCACATCAATGATGCTCTTCTTCTGATCGACGTCCATGACCACAGCTGTATCCTCCAGGTGGATGTTACTGGCTCCACAGTCCCCGAAGCACGGTCCAGACCGGCTGCGCGTTCACGATGCGCGTCTCGGCCAGGGCCACGGGCGTGTCGTCCGGAGCGAGCATGATGGCCTTCAATCCTTCCGCGAATGGCAGTTCCGCCATGGCTTCGGGAATGTACGGCACGGTCATTCCGTTGCGCACCCCGGCTTCCTGCGCCGCGCTGATGCGCAGCTTGGGCCAGTGGGGCAGGGCACGCGTGACGGGTATGACCCGCTCCGGCAACCGCTCGGGCTCGGCGAGCACGGCATCAAGCTCGTGCGCCTCGTCAATACCGAACGGGTGACTGTACTCCCGGGTCAGTTCCGTAAGCATGGCGCCGCACCCTAAACGCATCCCCAAGCTGTGGGCCAGGGACCGTATGTAGGTGCCGGAACTGCACGTTACCCGGAAGGTCGCGGACGGCAGGTCGCACGATACGACCTGTGCCCGCGAAATTTCGACGGTCTTCGTCTTTACCGGCGTCTCGCGCCCGGCACGGGACAGCTTGTAAAGGGGCTGCCCCTGGTGCTTGGCGGCGGAGTAAGGCGGCACTTCCTGTTCGGTGCTGCCCAGCCAGTTTTCCACCTCGCGCCGGATGTCGTCCGGGGTCACGTGGTCGTACGGGGCGGTGGCCGTCACGCTGCCTTCCGCGTCCCACGTGTCGGTGGTGGTACCAAGGCGAAGGGTGCCAAGGTACACCTTTTCGCCGTCGGCCATCAGGTGGCCGGAAATCTTTGTGGCGTGCCCCAACAGCACAAGGAGCACCCCCCTCGCCATGGGGTCGAGGGTGCCCGCGTGTCCGATCTTTTTCTGGCCAAGCCGCTTCACCCTGGCGATGCACTGGGCCGAGGTGGGGCCCTGGGGCTTGTTCAGCACCAGAAGGCCATGCTGCTGCTCTGGCAGGACAGCCATATACCTTATGCCTCTTTGCCGCAGGGTGCAAGCTGCGCGGGAATGGCCGCCAGCACGGCCCGCGCGGCCTCGTGCGGCTGCATGTCCAGTTCCGCCCCGGCGGCATTGCGGTGGCCGCCGCCGCCGAAGGACGCCGCCACCACGCGCACATCATCGGTGCCACTGGAGCGCAGGCTGATCTTGCTGCGGCCCGCGCCGTCGCCGCGCACCATCAGCGATACCCGCACCCCGGCAAGGCGCCGCAATTGAGAGGCGTAGCCTTCCAGATCGTCCTTGTCGGCCCCGTGCAGCGCGAACATGTCGTCGGTGATCACTGACACCGCCACCGCGCCGCCGCAGTGCAGTTCTATGCCCTGCATCAACGCGCCCCACAGCCGCATGCGGCCGATGGACCAGTTGTTTTCCAGCCGGTCGTGGAACAGGCCGGGCGCAAGCCCCAGCCGCACGATTTCCGCCGCCAGTTCCAGCAGTTCGCCGCTGGTGCTGCCGTAGCAGAAGTTGCCGGTGTCCGTGCAGATGCCAAGGTACACCGCCTCGCCCAGCGGGCCGGAAAGCGGCACGCCCAGTTCGCGTGCCAGCATGCCCGCCATCTGGCAGGTGGCCGCCAGGTGCGGCTCCACCCAGTTGCCCACCGTGCCGAACATGGGATTGCCGAGGTGATGGTCGATGTTCACGCTGCGCAGTTCCGGCAACCTTCCCTGCAGGTCGCCGCCCACGCGGTGCGCGTCGCCGCAGTCCAGAATCACCGCCAGGCGCGGGGTGAAGCCTTCCAGTTCCGCCCAGGTGCGGGCAACCGGGCCGCCCATGTCCACCCAGCCATACTGCTGCGGCACCCCGCTGGTGTTGTACAGCCGGAACCGCTTGCCAAGCGCGCGCAACATGTGCGCCACCGCCGCCATGGACCCCACGGCGTCGCCGTCCGGGTTGGCGTGGCTGGCCACAAGGATGTCGTCCTCTGCACGGAGGATGGCTGCGATGCTTGCTGCGGTATCTGTCATGGTGGGGTTCCTGCGGGGGGCGTTTTCAGGGGAAGAGCCGGGGAGGGGACCTTTTGCGGCAGCCGTCATGTAAGCGCTTGCGCGAACATTACGGAGGGCGTCCGCAGAGCGTGAAAGGGTCTCCCTCCCCGGCCCCCTCCCCCCCAAACTTTTCAAAGGGGGGGCGACGTTGCCCCAGCGGGGGCACCTGTCTTTAGCGCGGCGGGATTTTCGTTTGCTGGCAAGGAAAACAAGACAGCCGGGAGGGAACGTACTCTTTGGTACGTGACCGATCCGGGTGGCGACGTTTGACGCAGCCAGCAGGCGAAGGGCCCGTCGCGCCTATTCGGCGGCGAAAAATTCTATGTCGCTATACACCATCTCTTCGGGGCACACCGCTTCCATCATGGCCAGGCACTTGTCGAGCCGACTTTGCAGGTGCCGCTCGCTGTTGCTTACCGAAACCACGGCCAGCGACAGCCGGGTCAGGGAATCCTGGTTGCGCACCTCGGCGATGGACACGTTGAAGGTGTTGCGGACCTTCGTCTTCAGGCTGCTGGCGATGCGCCGCTTCCCTTTCAGGGAATCGTTGCCGTGCAACTCGAATTCCACCGTGAGCACGCCGATGATCATGGGGGTGCCGCGCCGCGTGGCGCATCGTTGACAAATCCTGCGGGCAAATCCCGCGCCGGTAAATCGGCAGGGCAGGAGGCTTGCGCCCCCTGCCCGCCGAAGGCATTCGTGGTCTGTCTATCCTTACAGCGTGGCGGCTTCTTCGACCATCTCGAAGGCTTCGATGATGTCGCCTATCTTGATGTCGTTGAAGTTTTCAAGGCCAACACCGCATTCGTAGCCCTTCATGACTTCCTTCATGTCGTCCTTGAAGCGCTTGAGGGACGTGATCTTGCCGGTGTAGACCACCACGCCGTCGCGCAGCAGGCGAACCCCTGCGTTGCGGGTGATCTTGCCGTCGGCAACATGGCAGCCCGCGATGGTGCCCACCTTGGGCACGCTGAAGGTCTGCCGCACTTCCACCTGACCCAGGTACACTTCGCGCTGCACCGGGGCGAGCATGCCTTCCATGGCATTCTTCACTTCATCCACAAGCTTGTAGATGATGTCGTAGAAGCGGATGTCCACGTTCTCCTGCTCGGCGATGTCCTTGACCTTGGCGGTCGGACGGACGTTGAAGCCGATGATGATGGCGTCGGAGGCCGATGCCAGCAGGATGTCGGATTCGGAGATGGCCCCGGCACCGCCATGGATGATGTTGATGCGTACCTTTTCGGTGCTGAGCTTGCGCAGCGCTTCGGAAATGGCTTCCAGCGAGCCCTGCACGTCGGCCTTGACGACAAGGTTGAGCACCAAGGCTTCCTGGTCGTCGACGCGGCGGGACAGGAACGTTTCCAGGGTAACCTTGGATTCGCGGGCCAGTTCCTTTTCGCGCTGCTTCACGGCGCGGGTTTCCGCGATGCGGCGGGCGAGCTTTTCGTCCGTCACGCACACGAATTCCTCGCCCGCTTCGGGCACGCCCTCGAAGCCCTGCACTTCCACCGGCATGGCGGGGCCGGCTTCCTTTACCTTCTTGCCCTGGTCGTTGAACATGGCGCGCACGCGGCCGCTGAACACGCCGCACACGAAGGTGTCGCCCTGGCGCAGGGTGCCTTCCTGGATCAGTACGGTGGCCACGGGGCCACGGCCCTTGTCCAGCTTGGCTTCCACGATGTGGCCACGGGCGGGCTTGTCGGGGTTGGCCTTCAGCTCAAGGATTTCGGCCTGCAAGGCCAGCAGTTCCAGCAGTTCGTCAAGGCCCTGGCGGGTCTTGGCCGACACATGGCTGAACACGGTATCGCCGCCCCAGGCTTCGGACACCAGGCCCAGCTCCGACAGTTCGCGCTGCACGCGGTCGGGGTTGGCGCCTTCCTTGTCCATCTTGTTGACGGCGACCATGATGGGCACGCCAGCGGCCTTGGAGTGGTTCACCGCTTCGCGGGTCTGCTCCATGACGCCGTCGTCGGCGGCCACCACGAGCACGACGATGTCGGTCACCTGCGCGCCACGGGCACGCATGGCGGTGAACGCTTCGTGGCCGGGCGTGTCAAGGAACACGATCTCACCCTTCTTGGTGGTCACGTGGTACGCGCCGATGTGCTGGGTGATGCCGCCCGCTTCGCCCATGGTAACGTTGGTCTTGCGGATGGCGTCGAGCAGCGAGGTCTTGCCGTGGTCGACGTGGCCCATGATGGTGACCACGGGCGGCCGATGCTGCAAGGTTTCGGGCGCGTCTTCTTCCTTGGGGATCAGGTAGTCGTCTTCCGAGAAGCCCACCTTTTCCACTTCGTAGCCGAATTCCGAGGCCACCAGGGTGGCGGTTTCGATGTCCAGCGACTGGTTGATGGTCGCCATGACGCCGAGACCGAACAGCACCTTGATGATTTCGGTGGACTTCAGACCCATCTGGTGGGCCATGTCGGCCACGCGGATGGCTTCCTCGACCTTGATCTTGCGCTTGGCGGCCTTCAGCGGCTGGGTGGCGGTGGCGGGCTTCATGTCGCGGCCCTTGCGCCCCTTGCCGCGGCGGGAACCGCCACGCGGGAAATCGTCGTCCTCGCGGCCACGCGGAGCGCGGTCGGCACCGGCCTGGAAGTCCACCGTGCGGCGGCCCTTCAGGCGCTTCTTCTTGCTCTGGCCTTCGTCGCCGCCAGCCGGGGGCTGGCCGGCGCCGGGCGCACCCGGGCCACCGGGACC
Proteins encoded in this window:
- the infB gene encoding translation initiation factor IF-2; translation: MTDDKTRVKDLSTELGVSTKDLLHTLRDLDIPAKSVMTTLTADEVTRVRERHQGQTAEAGVDRKVVQPGVIVRRRRRDGEEGEAPARRGADEREAETADAGAPVAARAEAPVPPAPPATDERPTRAARAEAPAAPEARAAAPAARIIRRHDEPAPVAEAPAEPVQAAPAPQAAPVAAGPVGADKPAEATAEAAPAASVPTGADKAAEPKAEKPAAPNARIIRPARPDASAMPDATPQPSILPPVAADAAPRGEGVDGDEDDADGNRRRKKKRTPDVPGPQVRVISRPDPSAPAPRPYPPREGGQGDRPAYGDRQGYQPRSGGPGGPGGDRPAYGGDRQGYAPRPGGPGGPGGDRPGYAPRPGGPGGDRPGYAPRPGGPGGDRPGYGPRPGGPGGPGGPGGYRPGGPGGPRPGGPGGPGYGPRPAGPGGPGAPGAGQPPAGGDEGQSKKKRLKGRRTVDFQAGADRAPRGREDDDFPRGGSRRGKGRKGRDMKPATATQPLKAAKRKIKVEEAIRVADMAHQMGLKSTEIIKVLFGLGVMATINQSLDIETATLVASEFGYEVEKVGFSEDDYLIPKEEDAPETLQHRPPVVTIMGHVDHGKTSLLDAIRKTNVTMGEAGGITQHIGAYHVTTKKGEIVFLDTPGHEAFTAMRARGAQVTDIVVLVVAADDGVMEQTREAVNHSKAAGVPIMVAVNKMDKEGANPDRVQRELSELGLVSEAWGGDTVFSHVSAKTRQGLDELLELLALQAEILELKANPDKPARGHIVEAKLDKGRGPVATVLIQEGTLRQGDTFVCGVFSGRVRAMFNDQGKKVKEAGPAMPVEVQGFEGVPEAGEEFVCVTDEKLARRIAETRAVKQREKELARESKVTLETFLSRRVDDQEALVLNLVVKADVQGSLEAISEALRKLSTEKVRINIIHGGAGAISESDILLASASDAIIIGFNVRPTAKVKDIAEQENVDIRFYDIIYKLVDEVKNAMEGMLAPVQREVYLGQVEVRQTFSVPKVGTIAGCHVADGKITRNAGVRLLRDGVVVYTGKITSLKRFKDDMKEVMKGYECGVGLENFNDIKIGDIIEAFEMVEEAATL
- a CDS encoding bifunctional oligoribonuclease/PAP phosphatase NrnA, with amino-acid sequence MTDTAASIAAILRAEDDILVASHANPDGDAVGSMAAVAHMLRALGKRFRLYNTSGVPQQYGWVDMGGPVARTWAELEGFTPRLAVILDCGDAHRVGGDLQGRLPELRSVNIDHHLGNPMFGTVGNWVEPHLAATCQMAGMLARELGVPLSGPLGEAVYLGICTDTGNFCYGSTSGELLELAAEIVRLGLAPGLFHDRLENNWSIGRMRLWGALMQGIELHCGGAVAVSVITDDMFALHGADKDDLEGYASQLRRLAGVRVSLMVRGDGAGRSKISLRSSGTDDVRVVAASFGGGGHRNAAGAELDMQPHEAARAVLAAIPAQLAPCGKEA
- the truB gene encoding tRNA pseudouridine(55) synthase TruB, with the protein product MAVLPEQQHGLLVLNKPQGPTSAQCIARVKRLGQKKIGHAGTLDPMARGVLLVLLGHATKISGHLMADGEKVYLGTLRLGTTTDTWDAEGSVTATAPYDHVTPDDIRREVENWLGSTEQEVPPYSAAKHQGQPLYKLSRAGRETPVKTKTVEISRAQVVSCDLPSATFRVTCSSGTYIRSLAHSLGMRLGCGAMLTELTREYSHPFGIDEAHELDAVLAEPERLPERVIPVTRALPHWPKLRISAAQEAGVRNGMTVPYIPEAMAELPFAEGLKAIMLAPDDTPVALAETRIVNAQPVWTVLRGLWSQ
- a CDS encoding DUF503 domain-containing protein, which translates into the protein MIIGVLTVEFELHGNDSLKGKRRIASSLKTKVRNTFNVSIAEVRNQDSLTRLSLAVVSVSNSERHLQSRLDKCLAMMEAVCPEEMVYSDIEFFAAE
- the rpsO gene encoding 30S ribosomal protein S15; translation: MVMDVDQKKSIIDVHAKHEGDTGSPEVQVALLTARIEQLTGHFKAHKKDFHSRTGLLKMVGQRRKLLKYLKAKDVQRYRALIEKLGLRK